In Flavobacteriales bacterium, the following are encoded in one genomic region:
- the prmC gene encoding peptide chain release factor N(5)-glutamine methyltransferase → MQVEDNRLSTMKRFFEKSMRHSIYPQEEWRSLFQRLAEDLIGLDRLQITLAEDTKLTESQILRFLNAIKALKAGTPLQYIIGHTSFCGLRLLTQSGTLIPRPETEELVHWIHSEQQNAQAILDIGTGTGCIALALKSKLPSARIQAIEVDDTALEIARENQRATGLDIQLVQDDILRPEGNYESFDVIVSNPPYVLESDKQAMRENVLAHEPHQALFVRDEDPLVFYRAILDFAVDHLKENGSIYWEIHEEQGEAIRELCMQKDFKDVIIRRDMQGKDRMVKASRE, encoded by the coding sequence ATGCAGGTAGAGGACAATCGACTGAGTACGATGAAGCGGTTTTTCGAGAAATCGATGCGCCATAGTATCTACCCTCAAGAGGAATGGCGCTCGCTCTTCCAGCGATTGGCTGAGGACCTGATCGGCTTGGATAGACTCCAGATCACCCTGGCCGAGGATACCAAATTGACCGAATCCCAGATCCTCCGTTTCCTGAATGCCATCAAAGCATTAAAGGCCGGCACACCACTCCAATACATCATCGGACATACGAGCTTCTGTGGTCTACGCCTACTAACCCAGTCCGGTACACTCATTCCCCGACCGGAGACGGAGGAACTGGTGCATTGGATCCATTCTGAACAGCAGAATGCTCAAGCCATACTGGATATCGGTACCGGCACCGGATGTATCGCGCTCGCATTGAAATCCAAACTTCCTTCTGCTAGAATCCAGGCCATAGAAGTCGATGACACTGCCTTGGAGATCGCTCGGGAGAATCAGCGAGCCACCGGGTTGGATATCCAACTCGTGCAAGACGACATCCTCCGACCGGAAGGGAATTACGAATCTTTCGATGTTATTGTGAGCAATCCGCCCTATGTGCTGGAGTCCGATAAGCAGGCTATGCGTGAGAATGTTCTCGCCCATGAACCCCACCAAGCACTCTTCGTGCGCGATGAGGATCCGCTGGTCTTCTACAGGGCCATCCTCGATTTTGCGGTCGATCATCTGAAGGAAAACGGAAGTATCTACTGGGAGATCCATGAAGAGCAAGGAGAGGCCATACGTGAGCTATGTATGCAAAAGGATTTCAAGGATGTGATCATCAGGCGGGATATGCAAGGAAAAGATCGCATGGTCAAGGCATCGAGGGAATAG
- a CDS encoding FkbM family methyltransferase: MFEKLILKYLRHFPIDTGKGILEKRIQLPDDNSDFEFTGSNGTRYLLSFQDHVMRKIYTMGMYERNTVKQLIALAKKDMTFVDVGTNIGAYTLNLAPHVKQCISFEPNPRTLKYLYKNVELNGYKNVTVVPKGLSDLEEELDIHIQSLGSSSFNKHQHLGDSERVSLTTLDLHCERHQVERVDILKIDVEGHEMKVLLGAKETLKRNPKMAVVLELDHNTSISGHTKKDYLDFMASEGFQAYAPKGYPFPLKKMERIPDDYMDNVVFLKGY; this comes from the coding sequence ATGTTCGAGAAACTCATCCTTAAATACCTCCGCCACTTTCCCATCGATACGGGTAAAGGAATTCTGGAGAAACGCATCCAACTCCCTGACGATAACTCGGATTTCGAATTCACCGGTTCCAATGGAACACGCTATCTGCTGAGCTTTCAGGACCATGTCATGCGTAAGATCTATACCATGGGCATGTACGAGAGGAACACTGTGAAGCAACTCATCGCTCTGGCGAAGAAGGACATGACCTTTGTGGATGTGGGGACCAACATAGGCGCCTATACGCTCAATCTGGCACCGCATGTCAAGCAATGCATCAGTTTTGAACCCAATCCACGGACGTTGAAATACCTATACAAGAATGTGGAACTCAATGGCTACAAGAATGTGACCGTGGTACCCAAGGGACTTTCCGATCTCGAAGAGGAATTGGACATCCACATTCAATCCCTAGGTTCTTCCTCTTTCAACAAACATCAGCATCTGGGCGATTCTGAGCGGGTCTCCTTGACCACTTTGGACCTGCATTGCGAACGCCATCAAGTGGAGCGCGTGGACATCTTGAAAATAGACGTGGAAGGACATGAGATGAAAGTGCTGCTCGGAGCCAAGGAGACCTTGAAGCGCAATCCCAAGATGGCTGTAGTACTCGAGTTAGATCACAATACCAGCATCTCAGGACACACCAAGAAGGACTATCTGGACTTCATGGCAAGCGAGGGCTTCCAGGCCTATGCCCCTAAGGGCTACCCTTTTCCCCTAAAGAAGATGGAACGCATTCCCGATGACTACATGGACAATGTGGTCTTCCTCAAAGGGTATTGA
- a CDS encoding Crp/Fnr family transcriptional regulator — MDTACFERLSKRFAYLFEEELIKEMCKVGELRTIPEDSLLMDIGQDITHMPLIVSGSLKVMTEDEKGDELLLYYLELGETCAMTLNCCSRQTKSSISAITEEPSEVLFIPVEKMEEWMVSYKGWRNFVLESYNSRLNEMLEAIDNLAFHNMEERLTKYLRDKAMVTHSAELKTTHYQIASDLHSSRVVISRLMKKLELDGIIRQHRNRVEFLEFKDA, encoded by the coding sequence ATGGATACAGCTTGTTTCGAACGCCTTTCCAAACGATTTGCCTATCTCTTTGAAGAAGAGCTGATCAAAGAGATGTGCAAGGTGGGCGAATTGCGCACCATCCCTGAAGACTCGCTCTTGATGGATATCGGGCAGGACATCACCCATATGCCCTTGATCGTCTCCGGTAGCCTGAAAGTCATGACAGAAGATGAGAAGGGAGATGAACTCTTACTCTACTACTTGGAATTGGGAGAGACCTGTGCCATGACCTTGAATTGCTGTTCTCGACAGACCAAAAGCTCCATCTCGGCCATTACAGAAGAACCTAGTGAAGTGCTATTCATCCCCGTAGAAAAGATGGAAGAATGGATGGTGAGCTACAAGGGCTGGAGAAACTTCGTTCTGGAATCCTACAACTCCCGCCTCAACGAAATGCTCGAGGCCATCGACAATCTCGCCTTCCACAATATGGAAGAGCGATTAACGAAGTATCTCCGCGATAAGGCCATGGTCACCCATAGTGCCGAGCTGAAGACCACCCATTATCAGATTGCCTCCGACCTGCATTCATCCCGAGTGGTCATTTCCCGATTGATGAAGAAACTGGAACTAGATGGAATCATCCGACAACACCGAAACCGCGTGGAGTTCCTTGAATTCAAAGATGCCTGA
- the ligA gene encoding NAD-dependent DNA ligase LigA, which yields MQEQIEHLRKELEEHNYRYYVLDTPVISDTVFDEKLKELEKLEQEYPQFQTDNSPTKRVGGTVTKDFPTVKHRFPMLSLSNSYSEEEIQEWIDRVQKAVGEVVTFVCELKYDGVAIGIRYVNGQLVQAITRGDGSQGEEVTENVRTIRTIPLTLKGDDYPEDFEIRGEIFLPLARFQALNDAREAAGEERYMNPRNTASGTLKLQDSSIVSERMLDCILYGIYSNEDLPQSHFEKVVKAQAWGFKTPSVDQRFIERCQGKEQILDFIHHWDTERTQLPFEIDGVVIKVDNETQQVELGSTAKSPRWAIAYKFKAEQAVTRLERVTYQVGRTGAITPVANLDPVLLAGTIVKRASLHNADQIEKLDLHIEDQVYVEKGGEIIPKITGVDMDNRPLGAQAVQFIQNCPECNTPLVRTEGEAQHYCPNRAGCPPQIKGAIEHFISRRAMDIEGMGPETIELLYRQGLIHDIADLYTLSYDDLIGLERLADKSVKNLLAGVEKSKQVPFERVLFGLGIRHVGETVAKRLAKHFKSMDALMMADKEALLQVDIIGEVIAASLMHYFEEAANREMVQRLMTYGLQTEVEAADGPHSDRLEGKKFVVSGVFHTFSRDELKATIESHGGINVSSISKKTDYVVAGDNMGPSKSEKAERLGIPIISEEEFKQLIA from the coding sequence ATACAAGAGCAGATAGAACATCTGAGAAAGGAACTCGAGGAACACAACTACAGGTACTATGTCCTCGACACACCGGTGATCTCCGATACGGTCTTCGATGAGAAGCTGAAGGAATTGGAGAAATTGGAACAGGAATATCCCCAATTCCAGACGGACAATTCTCCGACCAAACGCGTAGGAGGCACGGTCACGAAGGATTTTCCTACTGTCAAACATCGCTTTCCGATGCTCTCACTCTCCAATTCGTATAGCGAAGAGGAGATACAGGAGTGGATAGACCGCGTACAGAAAGCAGTAGGTGAAGTTGTCACATTTGTCTGCGAGCTCAAGTACGATGGAGTGGCTATCGGGATACGCTATGTGAATGGTCAGTTGGTACAGGCCATCACTCGAGGCGATGGAAGCCAAGGAGAAGAAGTTACAGAGAATGTGCGCACCATACGAACTATTCCGCTCACCCTTAAAGGCGATGACTATCCTGAGGATTTCGAGATACGCGGAGAGATTTTCCTACCTCTCGCTCGTTTCCAAGCACTGAATGATGCCAGAGAAGCGGCTGGAGAAGAACGCTATATGAATCCACGGAACACTGCATCCGGCACACTCAAACTCCAGGACAGTAGCATCGTGAGCGAGCGGATGCTCGACTGTATCCTTTACGGCATCTATAGCAATGAAGACCTACCCCAGAGCCACTTCGAAAAAGTGGTCAAGGCTCAAGCTTGGGGATTCAAGACGCCTTCGGTCGATCAACGATTTATCGAACGCTGTCAGGGCAAGGAACAGATCCTGGATTTCATACATCACTGGGATACGGAGCGCACGCAGCTACCCTTCGAGATCGATGGTGTTGTCATCAAAGTGGACAATGAAACCCAGCAGGTCGAGTTGGGATCTACTGCCAAATCACCCCGCTGGGCGATCGCATACAAGTTCAAAGCCGAGCAGGCCGTGACCCGATTGGAACGGGTGACCTATCAGGTAGGACGTACTGGAGCCATCACCCCGGTGGCCAATCTGGATCCAGTTCTCTTGGCCGGAACTATTGTCAAAAGGGCCTCACTGCACAATGCAGATCAGATAGAGAAACTAGATCTACACATCGAGGACCAAGTATATGTGGAGAAAGGAGGTGAGATCATCCCCAAGATCACCGGAGTCGATATGGACAACCGCCCACTCGGTGCCCAAGCGGTACAGTTCATCCAGAATTGTCCGGAATGCAATACCCCGCTCGTGCGTACCGAGGGTGAAGCCCAACACTACTGTCCGAACCGCGCAGGTTGCCCACCTCAGATCAAAGGAGCCATCGAGCACTTCATAAGTCGCAGGGCCATGGATATCGAAGGCATGGGTCCCGAGACTATCGAGCTGCTCTATCGTCAAGGCCTGATCCATGACATTGCCGATCTCTATACGCTGAGCTATGACGACCTCATCGGTTTGGAGAGATTGGCCGATAAGTCGGTGAAGAACCTACTTGCCGGTGTAGAGAAGTCCAAGCAGGTACCCTTTGAGCGCGTGCTCTTCGGATTGGGGATCCGCCATGTGGGTGAGACCGTGGCTAAAAGACTGGCCAAGCATTTCAAGAGCATGGATGCCCTTATGATGGCAGACAAGGAGGCTCTACTCCAAGTCGATATCATCGGAGAAGTGATCGCAGCGAGCCTGATGCACTATTTTGAAGAAGCCGCCAATCGGGAGATGGTCCAGAGGCTCATGACCTACGGACTCCAGACCGAGGTCGAGGCAGCTGATGGTCCGCACAGCGATCGACTGGAAGGCAAGAAATTCGTGGTCTCAGGCGTATTTCATACATTCAGTCGCGATGAGCTCAAGGCCACTATCGAATCACACGGTGGGATCAATGTGAGCAGCATCTCCAAAAAGACGGATTATGTGGTGGCCGGAGATAACATGGGACCCAGTAAATCGGAAAAGGCCGAAAGACTGGGAATCCCGATCATCTCAGAAGAAGAATTCAAACAATTGATCGCCTGA
- the ribD gene encoding bifunctional diaminohydroxyphosphoribosylaminopyrimidine deaminase/5-amino-6-(5-phosphoribosylamino)uracil reductase RibD, protein MKRCLDLAQNAWPACRPNPMVGALLVHRDQIIAEGYTSPYGGPHAEVKAIGGAPEDALTESTLYVSLEPCAHHGKTPPCVDLILEKGIPRVVIGCRDPFKEVDGRGIEKLRAAGLEVTVGVLEEECRWQNRRFMTFHEKKRPYVILKWAESSDGYIDRQREGGKASQISSAASSQQVHQWRADEMAILIGGRTARMDDPSLTTRLVSGPSPERFVWTSTDLPSESTLHRSGYKAVQATSVTEVLKELYDQGMQSVLIEGGAEVHRQFLEEGLYDEVRRIIGSGSLGKGVEAPVIDGLPDTETASGSDRILTYLNTL, encoded by the coding sequence ATGAAACGCTGTCTGGACCTGGCGCAGAATGCTTGGCCGGCCTGTCGACCCAATCCCATGGTGGGGGCGCTGTTGGTGCATCGGGACCAAATCATCGCTGAAGGGTACACCTCTCCCTATGGAGGCCCGCATGCTGAAGTAAAGGCTATAGGAGGGGCACCGGAAGATGCTTTGACCGAAAGTACTTTGTATGTGAGCCTGGAGCCTTGCGCCCATCATGGCAAGACCCCGCCTTGTGTGGACCTTATCTTGGAGAAGGGCATTCCACGCGTAGTGATCGGATGCCGGGATCCCTTTAAGGAGGTCGATGGGCGTGGAATCGAAAAACTCAGGGCCGCAGGATTGGAGGTCACTGTGGGTGTTCTGGAAGAAGAATGCCGCTGGCAGAACAGGCGCTTCATGACGTTCCATGAGAAGAAGCGTCCTTACGTCATCCTCAAGTGGGCTGAATCATCAGATGGATATATCGATCGCCAACGCGAGGGAGGTAAGGCCAGCCAAATCTCCTCAGCAGCAAGCAGTCAGCAGGTACATCAGTGGCGTGCCGATGAGATGGCCATCCTCATAGGAGGGAGGACTGCCCGAATGGATGACCCTTCCTTGACCACACGCTTGGTCTCAGGTCCCTCTCCTGAGCGATTTGTGTGGACGAGCACGGATCTGCCTAGCGAGTCTACATTACATAGGTCCGGATATAAGGCCGTTCAGGCTACCTCAGTTACTGAGGTTCTGAAGGAATTGTATGACCAGGGGATGCAATCGGTTTTGATAGAAGGTGGGGCAGAGGTGCATCGTCAATTCCTAGAAGAAGGGCTCTACGATGAGGTGCGCAGGATCATCGGGTCTGGGTCTTTAGGAAAGGGAGTAGAAGCTCCTGTGATCGATGGTCTTCCTGATACTGAAACCGCCTCTGGAAGCGACCGCATTCTGACCTATCTCAATACCCTTTGA
- a CDS encoding sterol desaturase family protein — protein MRPWSEYLALFKDSFRQFAEYTWAEITFQVDPWYVNYFWWLIILSLVVWGLEILFPWRKDQPIFRKDFWLDAFYMFFNFYIFKLVIFFAFSNVTEAFFQDLTGYELGRFSLLDLSAMPVWSQLLIFFIATDFIQWFTHVMLHRYEFLWRFHQVHHSVEQMGFAAHLRYHWMENVFYTPMKYIAVMLIGGFTPEMAYITFYLAIAIGHLNHANLDWDYGPFRYIFNNPRMHIWHHAYALPENRRHGVNFGISLSIWDYIFRTSYIPSSGRDIKLGFKNLERFPKTFFGQLFYGFKKDS, from the coding sequence ATGAGACCCTGGTCGGAATATCTAGCGCTCTTCAAGGATTCGTTCCGTCAGTTCGCTGAATATACCTGGGCCGAGATCACCTTTCAGGTGGATCCTTGGTATGTCAATTATTTCTGGTGGTTGATCATCCTGTCCTTGGTAGTATGGGGCTTGGAGATACTCTTTCCATGGCGCAAGGACCAGCCCATCTTCAGAAAGGATTTCTGGTTGGATGCCTTCTACATGTTCTTCAATTTCTACATCTTCAAACTGGTCATCTTCTTTGCATTCTCCAATGTGACCGAGGCATTCTTCCAGGACCTGACGGGTTATGAACTCGGTAGATTCTCCCTTCTGGATCTGTCTGCCATGCCGGTCTGGTCGCAGTTGCTCATCTTCTTTATCGCTACGGATTTCATCCAGTGGTTCACCCATGTGATGCTGCACCGCTATGAGTTCCTTTGGAGATTCCATCAGGTGCATCATTCGGTCGAGCAGATGGGATTTGCTGCTCACCTGCGCTATCACTGGATGGAGAATGTATTCTACACCCCGATGAAATATATTGCCGTCATGCTCATCGGAGGATTCACCCCGGAGATGGCCTATATCACTTTCTATCTGGCCATCGCCATCGGACATCTGAACCATGCCAATCTCGATTGGGACTACGGACCATTCCGATACATCTTCAACAATCCGCGCATGCATATCTGGCACCATGCCTATGCATTGCCAGAAAATAGGCGTCATGGAGTCAATTTCGGAATCTCATTGAGCATTTGGGATTACATTTTCCGTACATCATACATTCCTTCCAGTGGCCGGGACATTAAACTGGGATTCAAGAACTTGGAGCGATTTCCAAAGACCTTCTTCGGACAACTCTTCTACGGATTCAAGAAGGATTCCTGA
- a CDS encoding 4-hydroxy-tetrahydrodipicolinate synthase, which yields MRNGSAFEGLGVAMVTPFNAQGQIDYPALQRLVEHLIQGGVDYLVVHGTTGESPVLGPEEKRAALDFVLEVNNGRRPVVLGIGGNNTAAVVKELKESDLSGVTGILSVSPSYNKPTQVGIVAHYRQVAEASSLPFILYNVPARTSSNVEASTTLLLADEIPHMVAVKEASGNMVQIMEIIQDAPEGFAVLSGDDALGLPILAAGGKGVISVVGNAFPDPYAKMVHAARKGDMVTARHHHYQLLDTINLLFVEGNPSGVKEALQYLGICERHVRLPLVSVSEETRKAIYASMAEGELVG from the coding sequence ATGAGGAACGGCAGCGCGTTTGAAGGATTGGGAGTGGCCATGGTCACCCCATTCAATGCCCAAGGGCAGATTGATTATCCCGCTCTCCAGCGCTTGGTCGAGCACCTGATCCAAGGGGGAGTGGACTATCTAGTGGTACACGGGACCACCGGTGAATCCCCGGTCTTGGGTCCAGAGGAGAAACGAGCGGCACTGGATTTCGTTCTCGAAGTGAATAACGGACGCAGGCCTGTAGTACTCGGTATCGGAGGAAACAATACAGCGGCCGTGGTCAAAGAACTCAAAGAGAGTGACCTCTCTGGAGTGACCGGCATTCTCTCTGTGAGTCCGTCCTATAACAAACCCACTCAAGTGGGTATAGTGGCGCACTACAGGCAGGTGGCAGAAGCCTCTTCTCTCCCCTTCATACTGTATAATGTACCCGCCCGTACTTCAAGCAATGTCGAAGCCTCTACCACCTTGTTATTGGCCGATGAGATCCCACACATGGTAGCGGTCAAAGAAGCTTCTGGCAACATGGTCCAGATCATGGAGATCATCCAAGATGCACCAGAAGGATTTGCGGTATTGAGCGGAGATGACGCCCTTGGACTTCCCATCCTAGCAGCTGGTGGAAAAGGAGTGATCTCTGTAGTGGGAAATGCCTTCCCGGATCCATATGCCAAGATGGTCCATGCGGCCAGGAAGGGTGACATGGTCACCGCACGTCACCATCACTACCAACTTTTGGATACCATCAATCTGCTTTTTGTGGAAGGAAATCCAAGTGGGGTGAAAGAAGCCCTGCAATACCTAGGAATCTGCGAACGACATGTGCGCTTACCTCTGGTCAGTGTCTCAGAAGAGACCCGTAAGGCCATCTATGCGAGCATGGCCGAGGGAGAGTTGGTAGGCTGA
- a CDS encoding YeeE/YedE family protein: MDFISQPWPWYVAGPLIALTMFLLLYFGKNFGMSANLRTMCTIGGAGKLSDFFQFDWKGQRWNLAFVLGAILGGFIASTYLSNGEAIELADSTKEALASMGFSSIGENFLPSEIFSKEQLFNLPGLLILLGGGFLVGFGARYAGGCTSGHAISGLSDLQIPSLIAVIGFFIGGLTMTYFILPIIF, from the coding sequence ATAGATTTCATCAGTCAACCATGGCCTTGGTATGTAGCCGGCCCCCTGATCGCCTTGACCATGTTCCTTCTTCTCTATTTCGGGAAGAATTTCGGGATGTCGGCCAATCTGCGCACAATGTGTACCATAGGAGGTGCAGGTAAACTTTCTGACTTCTTTCAATTCGACTGGAAGGGTCAGCGCTGGAATCTGGCATTCGTGCTTGGAGCCATCTTGGGGGGATTCATTGCCTCCACCTATCTCAGCAATGGAGAAGCCATTGAGCTAGCGGATAGTACCAAAGAGGCATTGGCATCGATGGGCTTTTCAAGCATCGGAGAGAATTTCCTTCCCAGCGAGATCTTCAGCAAGGAACAACTCTTCAATCTACCCGGGCTCCTTATCCTTCTTGGAGGAGGTTTCTTAGTGGGCTTTGGAGCTCGATATGCCGGAGGATGCACTTCTGGACATGCCATCAGCGGTCTCAGTGACCTACAGATACCGTCTCTGATCGCAGTGATCGGCTTTTTCATAGGTGGCCTGACCATGACCTACTTCATTCTTCCTATCATATTCTGA
- a CDS encoding YeeE/YedE family protein — MNYIKYILLGILFGVLMTKAEIVSWYRIYEMFRFDAFHMYGIIGSAVVLGILAVQWIKRSQLKNINGDEIRFSPKNRSIARYLVGGTFFGLGWALVGACPGPMFVLVGHGYVAILVVIVGALLGTLVYGMLRNKLPH; from the coding sequence ATGAATTATATCAAATACATTTTACTCGGTATACTCTTCGGAGTATTGATGACCAAGGCAGAGATCGTCTCATGGTACCGTATTTACGAGATGTTCCGCTTCGATGCGTTCCATATGTATGGGATCATCGGTTCTGCAGTTGTGCTCGGTATACTTGCCGTGCAATGGATCAAACGCAGCCAATTGAAGAACATCAACGGGGATGAGATCCGATTCAGTCCCAAGAACAGAAGCATCGCCAGATACCTTGTTGGAGGTACCTTCTTCGGACTGGGCTGGGCCCTGGTAGGCGCTTGCCCTGGACCTATGTTCGTGCTGGTAGGTCACGGATATGTGGCCATCTTGGTTGTGATAGTCGGAGCGCTGCTAGGTACATTGGTCTATGGAATGCTCAGAAACAAGTTACCCCATTGA